Proteins co-encoded in one Synechococcus elongatus PCC 6301 genomic window:
- a CDS encoding trans-splicing intein-formed DNA polymerase III subunit alpha N-terminal partner DnaE-N yields the protein MSFVGLHMHSDYSLLDGASQLPDLVARAKELGMPAIALTDHGVMYGAIELLKVCKNQGNIRPIIGNEMYVINSPIDDPNPRVRKYHPIVLAKNKKGYQNLVKLTSISHLQGFKGRGIFARPCIDKEHLEKYREGLIVTSACLGGEIPQAILQSRPDVARRVAAWYQERFGEDFYLEIQDHGSPEDRIVNVEIVRIAQELGIELVATNDSHFISCFDVEAHDALLCIQTGKLVVEDKRLRYSGTEYLKSAEEMHQLFRDHLPDDVIAKAIANTLVIASKIEDYNILGEPKIPTFPVPDGYNEETYMAEVARQGLAERLNCDRYEDCEEAYRDRLEYEIKMMHEMGFASYFLVVWDYIKFARDNNIPVGPGRGSAAGSLVAYCMGITNIDPVHHGLLFERFLNPERKSMPDIDTDFCIDQRDKVIDYVTKKYGEDRVAQIITFNRMTSKAVLKDVARVLDIPYGEADRMAKLIPVARGKPAKLKVMISDQTPAPEFKEKYEKDARVKHWVDMALRIEGTNKTFGVHAAGVVISAVPLDEIVPLQRNNDGQVITQYYMEDIEACGLLKMDFLGLRNLTMIQKAIDLVQETSGQAIDPDRLPMDDPKTYQLLAKGDLEGVFQLESSGMRQIVRDLKPSNLEDISSILALYRPGPLDAGLIPKFINRKHGREAIDYADQMLQPILNETYGIMVYQEQIMKIAQDMGGYTLGEADLLRRAMGKKKMSEMVKHQSTFVEGAKKNGVAEKVAAELFDQMVLFAEYCLAADTEVLTVEYGPIAIGKLVEENIRCQVYCCNPDGYIYSQPIGQWHQRGEQEVIEYELSDGRIIRATADHRFMTEEGEMLSLDEIFERSLELKQIPTPLLAIAQPSPLATA from the coding sequence ATGTCTTTTGTTGGCCTGCACATGCACAGTGACTACAGCCTGCTGGATGGGGCGAGTCAGCTACCGGATCTGGTGGCGCGAGCTAAAGAACTGGGAATGCCCGCGATTGCTCTGACAGATCACGGCGTGATGTATGGAGCGATCGAACTCCTCAAAGTTTGCAAAAATCAGGGCAATATTCGACCGATTATCGGCAATGAAATGTATGTCATCAATAGCCCGATTGATGACCCTAACCCTCGCGTCCGCAAATATCACCCGATTGTTTTAGCCAAGAATAAGAAAGGCTATCAAAATCTGGTTAAGTTGACCTCTATTTCGCATCTGCAAGGCTTTAAAGGACGGGGAATTTTTGCACGTCCTTGTATTGATAAAGAACATCTCGAAAAATACCGTGAAGGTCTAATCGTTACGAGTGCCTGTTTGGGGGGTGAAATTCCCCAAGCAATTTTGCAAAGTCGTCCGGATGTGGCTCGACGGGTAGCAGCTTGGTATCAAGAGCGCTTTGGCGAAGACTTCTATCTGGAAATTCAAGATCACGGCTCACCTGAAGATCGGATTGTCAATGTCGAAATTGTCCGAATTGCTCAGGAACTGGGGATTGAACTGGTTGCCACTAACGATAGCCACTTTATTTCCTGTTTTGATGTTGAAGCCCATGATGCTCTGCTCTGTATTCAAACGGGCAAGCTTGTCGTCGAAGATAAACGGCTTCGCTATAGCGGCACAGAGTACCTCAAGTCTGCTGAGGAAATGCATCAGCTATTTCGCGATCACTTGCCAGATGATGTGATTGCTAAAGCGATCGCTAATACGCTTGTGATTGCCAGCAAGATCGAGGACTATAACATCCTTGGCGAGCCTAAAATTCCGACTTTCCCTGTCCCCGATGGCTACAACGAAGAAACCTATATGGCGGAAGTTGCTCGTCAGGGACTGGCGGAGCGGCTCAATTGCGATCGCTATGAAGACTGCGAAGAAGCTTATCGCGATCGCTTGGAATACGAAATTAAAATGATGCACGAAATGGGATTTGCCTCCTATTTCTTAGTGGTTTGGGATTACATCAAATTTGCCCGTGACAACAATATTCCTGTGGGCCCAGGTCGTGGATCAGCGGCGGGCTCACTGGTTGCCTACTGTATGGGCATCACCAATATTGATCCAGTTCATCATGGCTTGCTATTCGAAAGATTCCTGAATCCAGAACGCAAATCAATGCCGGATATTGATACAGACTTCTGCATTGATCAGCGGGATAAAGTGATTGACTATGTGACTAAAAAGTATGGAGAAGATCGCGTTGCCCAGATCATTACCTTCAACCGAATGACATCCAAAGCGGTGCTGAAGGATGTGGCGCGCGTGCTGGATATCCCCTACGGGGAAGCCGACCGCATGGCCAAGCTCATCCCTGTAGCGCGGGGTAAGCCGGCAAAACTGAAGGTGATGATTTCAGATCAAACACCTGCGCCAGAGTTTAAAGAAAAATATGAAAAAGATGCCCGAGTGAAACACTGGGTCGATATGGCGCTGCGCATTGAGGGAACCAACAAAACATTTGGCGTCCATGCAGCGGGCGTCGTGATTTCAGCCGTTCCGCTCGATGAAATTGTGCCGCTCCAGCGGAATAATGATGGCCAAGTGATCACGCAGTATTACATGGAGGATATTGAAGCCTGTGGCCTCTTGAAAATGGATTTTCTGGGCCTCAGAAACCTGACAATGATCCAAAAAGCGATCGATCTTGTTCAGGAAACGAGTGGACAAGCCATTGATCCCGATCGCCTACCAATGGATGATCCAAAAACCTACCAGCTGTTAGCTAAAGGTGATCTGGAAGGGGTATTTCAGTTGGAGTCTTCCGGGATGCGGCAAATTGTCCGCGATTTGAAACCATCTAACCTCGAAGATATTTCTTCAATTCTGGCACTCTATCGGCCGGGGCCTTTGGATGCTGGTTTGATTCCTAAATTTATTAATCGGAAGCATGGCCGAGAAGCGATCGACTATGCCGATCAGATGCTTCAGCCCATCCTGAATGAAACCTACGGAATCATGGTTTATCAGGAACAAATTATGAAAATTGCTCAAGACATGGGTGGCTACACACTCGGAGAAGCTGACTTGCTTCGGCGGGCGATGGGCAAGAAGAAAATGTCGGAGATGGTCAAACACCAAAGCACCTTTGTCGAAGGTGCAAAGAAGAATGGTGTTGCAGAAAAGGTTGCAGCTGAGCTCTTTGATCAGATGGTGCTGTTTGCCGAATATTGTTTGGCGGCAGATACAGAAGTTCTGACCGTTGAATATGGCCCGATCGCAATTGGCAAACTAGTCGAAGAAAATATTCGTTGCCAAGTTTATTGCTGTAACCCAGATGGCTATATCTACAGTCAGCCGATTGGTCAATGGCATCAACGAGGTGAACAGGAAGTGATTGAATACGAACTCAGTGATGGTCGCATCATTCGAGCAACTGCTGACCATCGCTTTATGACTGAAGAGGGTGAAATGCTGTCGCTGGATGAAATCTTTGAGCGATCGCTAGAACTGAAGCAGATTCCGACACCATTGTTAGCGATCGCTCAGCCATCCCCGTTAGCGACGGCGTAA
- a CDS encoding FecR family protein produces MWRAIAVASLVLTACAPTQQLQAEIQEVATSPVFASQPNQAEQPASEGTVVIQGGQIRTESPGKAQIQLSDGLQFRLGGNALLKIEPELQLDRGQIIAWLTPNQKRDRPLQIRTPTATAAIRGTTVFIEQTETQALILSWEGQVEVQLPSGVTTQLTSGQLVRLRPGQTTLPTPERLSRPAAEQRFQRSLLLNGFATPMETLPEIRRQLLGLS; encoded by the coding sequence ATGTGGCGGGCGATCGCAGTGGCGAGTTTGGTGCTCACAGCTTGCGCGCCCACGCAGCAGCTTCAGGCAGAAATTCAAGAAGTCGCGACCTCACCCGTCTTTGCCAGCCAACCCAATCAAGCAGAACAACCGGCCTCTGAGGGGACAGTTGTTATTCAAGGCGGACAAATTCGTACCGAGAGTCCCGGTAAAGCCCAAATTCAACTGAGTGATGGTCTGCAGTTTCGACTGGGTGGCAACGCCTTGTTGAAAATTGAGCCTGAACTCCAGCTCGATCGCGGTCAGATTATTGCTTGGCTGACGCCGAATCAAAAGCGCGATCGCCCCTTGCAAATCCGCACGCCAACTGCCACAGCCGCTATTCGCGGCACAACGGTCTTTATTGAGCAAACAGAGACCCAAGCTCTGATCTTGAGCTGGGAAGGACAAGTGGAGGTGCAGCTACCTTCTGGTGTGACCACACAGCTGACAAGTGGTCAATTGGTTCGCCTTCGGCCCGGCCAAACGACCTTGCCGACGCCAGAGCGTTTGAGTCGTCCCGCAGCTGAGCAACGCTTCCAACGAAGCCTGCTGCTGAATGGTTTCGCCACGCCGATGGAAACGCTGCCCGAAATTCGCCGCCAACTATTGGGACTGTC
- a CDS encoding DNA double-strand break repair nuclease NurA yields the protein MPTRASEIRRLLESKRHQFNRADDQFQSLLQLYRDAFRQLARLPDSWIDGHLLDLPLSLDGSLWRFPERWPHREASLDWARSQIQGVTTFAVDGSQIYPSKDFSLPIALVQIAWFENPHELKQPYTKEIAVDLLAPADFQDLSPENFDRLVNMRRFQMETERLVQFLESHAGQPNCCALLDGSLVATFAEAFEAETQQVYIDCLVRLLRASENSRVPLIAYIDTSSAKDLAELLQDWFEELPEPRSLVDAQIVAQGLRWGDRTPLLRCRRSILKAYAEQSDRLAYCYLKTHDGNPVRIELPLWLVESGQHETVLNWLRAEVIAGGGYPYAIETADQAAVLRSDDRQLFYRLLQEWCDQEGLNLSLSRKLVSKLRRR from the coding sequence ATGCCCACTCGTGCCAGTGAAATTCGGCGTTTGCTCGAGAGTAAACGACATCAGTTTAACCGCGCAGATGACCAGTTTCAAAGCTTGCTACAGCTCTATCGAGATGCCTTTCGACAGTTAGCAAGGCTACCTGATAGCTGGATTGATGGTCATCTCTTGGATCTGCCGCTCAGTCTTGATGGCAGTCTTTGGCGATTTCCTGAACGCTGGCCCCATCGAGAAGCCAGTCTTGATTGGGCACGATCGCAGATTCAAGGGGTCACAACCTTTGCAGTAGATGGCTCGCAGATCTATCCCAGCAAAGATTTTTCACTACCGATTGCCCTAGTTCAAATCGCTTGGTTTGAGAATCCTCACGAACTGAAGCAGCCTTACACCAAAGAGATTGCAGTCGATCTCCTGGCCCCTGCAGACTTTCAGGATCTGTCGCCCGAAAACTTTGACCGATTGGTCAATATGCGTCGTTTCCAGATGGAGACAGAACGCCTTGTTCAGTTCCTCGAGAGTCACGCAGGTCAGCCTAACTGCTGTGCTTTGTTAGATGGTTCCTTAGTGGCAACCTTTGCTGAAGCATTTGAGGCTGAAACCCAGCAAGTTTACATTGATTGTTTAGTCCGACTCCTCCGAGCGAGTGAGAACAGTCGTGTTCCCCTCATCGCTTATATCGACACTTCTTCAGCAAAAGACTTAGCTGAATTACTGCAGGATTGGTTTGAGGAATTGCCCGAGCCACGATCGCTTGTCGATGCTCAAATTGTGGCGCAGGGATTACGCTGGGGCGATCGCACACCCCTACTACGCTGTCGCAGAAGCATCCTCAAAGCCTATGCAGAACAGAGCGATCGCTTAGCCTATTGCTATCTCAAAACCCATGACGGCAACCCTGTTCGGATTGAATTGCCCTTGTGGTTAGTGGAATCGGGTCAACATGAGACAGTACTGAATTGGTTGCGCGCTGAAGTAATTGCAGGCGGCGGCTATCCCTATGCGATCGAAACTGCGGATCAAGCGGCTGTTCTTCGCAGCGACGATCGCCAATTGTTCTATCGCCTCTTGCAGGAATGGTGTGATCAAGAAGGACTGAATCTCAGCCTTTCGCGAAAGTTAGTTAGCAAGTTACGCCGTCGCTAA
- a CDS encoding cupin domain-containing protein, producing MSGNCCVLPQIASPASLLVYRLRPQGSNRFAVLFDPEQAGVSLVACFEVFDPGGSTPPNLHGRAIEFFYVIAGEGEAYCDGKRTAIAAGDMLLIPATGLHEIRNTHQDQRLYVLTLMIPNEAFIELIRSGIPDRLDAADLAVLQQLRTIPQVPASARVAAAIA from the coding sequence ATGAGTGGCAACTGCTGCGTTCTACCTCAAATTGCTTCGCCGGCCAGCTTGCTGGTCTACCGCCTTCGTCCTCAGGGAAGCAACCGCTTTGCAGTCTTATTCGATCCTGAGCAGGCAGGAGTATCCTTGGTGGCTTGCTTTGAGGTTTTTGATCCGGGTGGATCTACGCCTCCCAACTTGCATGGACGCGCGATCGAATTTTTCTATGTGATTGCGGGTGAAGGCGAAGCCTACTGTGATGGTAAGCGAACTGCGATTGCTGCAGGAGACATGCTGCTGATTCCCGCAACCGGATTGCATGAAATTCGCAACACCCATCAGGATCAACGCCTCTACGTGCTGACGCTGATGATCCCCAATGAGGCCTTTATTGAGCTAATCCGGTCTGGCATTCCCGATCGCCTCGATGCGGCGGATTTAGCGGTGCTGCAGCAGCTACGGACCATTCCACAAGTTCCAGCTTCAGCCAGAGTGGCTGCGGCAATCGCCTAA
- the proB gene encoding glutamate 5-kinase: protein MSETLVVKIGTSSLTNPHHPGLALSTIAGLVEVICQLRRQGYNVVLVSSGAVGVGCTRLGLRDRPSRIAQRQAIAAVGQGRLMRTYDDLFTTLGQPIAQVLLTRGDLAQRQRYINAYQTFQELFELGVVPIVNENDTVAVEELKFGDNDTLSALVASLVEAQWLFLLTDVDRLYTADPRQDPNAKPITIVHDLSELESIQAGGQGSRWGTGGMATKLTAAKIATQASVRTVITQGRSPENLLKILAGEAIGTWFEPQPETVNARKRWIAHGLVPTGKLLLDAGAVQAIQAGGKSLLAAGIQAIEGDFEAQDAVQLCDLNGTEIARGLVNYDSHELQQIRGCQSDQIVQILGYEGAETIVHRDNLVLS, encoded by the coding sequence ATGTCCGAGACCCTCGTGGTCAAAATTGGCACCAGCAGTCTGACCAATCCCCACCATCCGGGCTTGGCACTCTCGACGATTGCGGGGCTGGTTGAAGTGATTTGCCAACTGCGCCGACAGGGCTACAACGTCGTTCTAGTCTCCTCGGGCGCGGTTGGGGTCGGTTGCACTCGCCTTGGGCTGCGCGATCGCCCCAGCCGTATTGCCCAACGTCAGGCGATCGCAGCGGTCGGTCAGGGTCGCTTGATGCGCACCTACGACGATCTGTTTACGACCCTCGGTCAGCCGATCGCTCAAGTTCTGCTAACGCGCGGTGATCTGGCGCAGCGGCAACGCTACATCAATGCCTATCAAACCTTTCAGGAACTATTCGAGCTGGGCGTCGTGCCAATTGTCAACGAGAATGACACGGTCGCTGTTGAAGAACTCAAGTTTGGCGACAATGACACGCTGTCGGCCTTAGTCGCCAGTCTCGTGGAAGCGCAATGGCTGTTCCTACTAACCGATGTTGATCGGCTCTACACAGCCGACCCTCGCCAGGATCCAAATGCTAAGCCGATCACAATTGTCCACGACCTCTCGGAGCTGGAATCGATTCAAGCAGGTGGACAGGGCAGTCGCTGGGGTACAGGCGGTATGGCAACGAAGTTGACTGCAGCGAAAATTGCTACCCAAGCGAGCGTTCGTACCGTGATTACCCAAGGGCGATCGCCCGAAAATCTGCTGAAAATCTTGGCGGGTGAGGCGATCGGCACTTGGTTTGAGCCGCAACCGGAAACAGTCAATGCCCGCAAACGCTGGATTGCCCACGGCCTCGTGCCAACTGGAAAACTGTTGCTGGATGCTGGTGCAGTGCAAGCGATTCAAGCAGGGGGTAAGTCGCTTTTAGCCGCTGGAATTCAAGCGATCGAAGGAGATTTTGAAGCCCAAGATGCAGTTCAGCTCTGTGATCTCAACGGCACTGAAATTGCCCGAGGATTAGTCAACTATGACAGTCACGAACTGCAGCAGATCCGTGGCTGTCAAAGTGATCAAATTGTTCAAATCCTAGGCTACGAAGGTGCAGAAACCATCGTCCATCGCGACAACTTAGTTTTAAGCTAG